The genomic interval AAGAAGAATTGTTTGGGGCGGTTGTTCGTCGCCTCAGTCGCAATGTCTTTGCCACCTTGCCACAGGCTGAGGACAGCTCACAGTCAGTTGAGCAGGTTCTATCAACCCTTGCTCAGGGGGTGCTGACTTTAGTGCTTTCACCCGAGGCGATGGGTCTGCAGCGCGTCGTGGTTGGTGAGGCCGATCGCTTTCCCAGACTCGCTCAGCAGTTCTATACGAATGGCCCCCAACGAGGCATTACGGCGTTGGCCCATTACTTGACTAACCAGCAACAGCTAGGAACGTTGCAGCTAGAAGACCCCACGACTGCGGCCACTCATTTTTTTAGCCTGGTCATGGGCGAATTTTATCTGCAAGCATTGCTCGGCGTTATCGAGCTCCCTAATGCCGAGCAGATCAATCAGCACGCCAGCAGTATCACGCACCTTTTCCTATGTGGATATAGTTCACAGCTGGGTTCTGCCGTAAAAAGAAGATAAGGATATGCAACCCCTCTTCCTTGTTCAAGGACTTGATTTGCTGATCCCCACATCCCAGCAATCATCGGTTTTGTGGGCGTCTTTGTTTTTGATGTCCCGCCAACCACAGCCCCAGTGCTAGAAGCGGCGATCGCCTCAGTCACTGACGCGCCGGTCACGCATATGGTCTACAGCCATGCGCACACCGAGCATATCGGTGGTGCGAAGCTCTTCCCAACTGCAGAAATCTATGCCCATGCAGACGCGGCTGCCCTGATCCCGTTTATTGATGGAGAGCAGCCACCGATGCCTGCGGTGACCTTTGACGACCGACTGAAACTGGCGATCGGCAGCCTGGACATCGCGCTGGAGTATTTTGGCCACAATCACGACCCTGGCAATATCTTTATCACATTGCCCGAAGCGCCCGTCCTGATGGTGGTTGACATCATTGAGGGGGGGGACGTGCCTTGGACAGCGCTCAATTACACTTAGCCAATAGCTTGACTCATCTCACGATCTCATAGTGAGATTACTTTGGCTATTTTTCGAGGTGCCCTTCACTCTTCATTTGCTGTTTCCGTTGTTTTAGCAACTCGGCATGGGGTGATCTCTTCTACTTGCTGAATCCGGGATTCGACCAGTAGCACCGATCGCTGTTGCGCAGGAGAGATCGCGCAACACCTTGCCTGTTGAGCATTTGGGGCTAGCTGCAACAAGCCGAAGCGCGATATCACAGCGGTATCGCTCAACCGCAGAGGATTGCCATGATGAAACCCACCCAGATCGCCCCTTCCCACTTAACCGCCCGCCAGCGTCG from Leptolyngbya sp. SIO1E4 carries:
- a CDS encoding MBL fold metallo-hydrolase; the protein is MGVFVFDVPPTTAPVLEAAIASVTDAPVTHMVYSHAHTEHIGGAKLFPTAEIYAHADAAALIPFIDGEQPPMPAVTFDDRLKLAIGSLDIALEYFGHNHDPGNIFITLPEAPVLMVVDIIEGGDVPWTALNYT
- a CDS encoding TetR/AcrR family transcriptional regulator, with the protein product MANTDTLRKSSKGGRPSNGTLEQRLEQLLEDATQVFLQRGYSSASLDLIAREAHVAKRTIYQHFGDKEELFGAVVRRLSRNVFATLPQAEDSSQSVEQVLSTLAQGVLTLVLSPEAMGLQRVVVGEADRFPRLAQQFYTNGPQRGITALAHYLTNQQQLGTLQLEDPTTAATHFFSLVMGEFYLQALLGVIELPNAEQINQHASSITHLFLCGYSSQLGSAVKRR